The Streptomyces sp. Je 1-332 genome has a window encoding:
- a CDS encoding ABC transporter ATP-binding protein: MVNIEETPAIEARDLTVVRGPRTVLRGLDFTVPKGQITGLLGPSGCGKSTLMRATVGTQAKVTGTLKVLDQPAGAPALRSRIGYVTQNPAVYDDLTVRQNLDYFAAVLDPGRGPAAHRRHEHVTRAIEDVDLTTHADALAGNLSGGQRSRVSLAVALLGTPELLVLDEPTVGLDPVLRRDLWNLFHAIAADRGTTILVSSHVMDEAERCHRLLLMREGELLADDTPQALRTRTASDTVEAAFLHLVDEAAGTQKTPHTITPTGGTAPAGSTAPTRSSR; this comes from the coding sequence ATGGTGAATATCGAGGAGACGCCCGCCATCGAAGCGAGGGATCTGACCGTCGTCCGAGGCCCCCGCACAGTCCTCCGCGGCCTGGACTTCACCGTCCCGAAAGGGCAGATCACCGGCCTCCTGGGCCCCTCGGGCTGCGGCAAATCCACCCTCATGCGCGCGACAGTCGGCACCCAGGCCAAGGTCACCGGCACCTTGAAGGTCCTCGACCAGCCGGCCGGCGCCCCCGCCCTCCGCTCCCGCATCGGCTACGTCACCCAGAACCCTGCCGTCTACGACGACCTCACCGTCCGCCAGAACCTGGACTACTTCGCCGCCGTCCTCGACCCCGGCCGAGGCCCCGCCGCCCACCGCCGGCACGAGCACGTCACCCGGGCCATCGAAGACGTCGACCTGACCACCCACGCCGACGCCCTCGCGGGCAACCTCTCCGGCGGCCAGCGCAGCCGCGTCTCCCTGGCGGTGGCACTCCTCGGCACCCCCGAACTCCTCGTGCTCGACGAACCCACCGTCGGCCTCGACCCCGTACTCCGCCGCGACCTGTGGAACCTCTTCCACGCCATCGCCGCCGACCGGGGCACCACGATCCTCGTCTCCTCACACGTCATGGACGAGGCCGAACGCTGCCACCGCCTCCTCCTGATGCGCGAAGGCGAACTCCTCGCCGACGACACCCCTCAGGCCCTGCGCACCCGCACCGCCTCCGACACCGTCGAAGCAGCCTTCCTCCACCTGGTCGACGAGGCAGCCGGCACCCAGAAAACCCCCCACACCATCACCCCCACCGGAGGCACCGCCCCCGCCGGAAGCACCGCCCCCACCAGGAGCAGCCGATGA
- a CDS encoding ABC transporter permease, producing the protein MNTYRTLATAARVLRQLRHDPRSIALMLIVPCVMLLLLRYVFDGSPQTFDSIGASLLGIFPLITMFLVTSIATLRERTSGTLERLLAMPLAKGDLIAGYALAFGFLAVIQSLLATGLALWALGLDVTGSAWLLLLVALLDALLGTALGLFVSAFAASEFQAVQFMPAVIFPQLILCGLFTPRATMQPVLEAISNVLPMSYAVDGMNEVLRHPSVTGDFVRDAVVVAGCAVLVLALGAATLRRRTA; encoded by the coding sequence ATGAACACCTACCGCACCCTCGCCACCGCGGCCCGTGTCCTGCGACAGCTCCGCCACGACCCCCGCTCCATCGCGCTGATGCTGATCGTCCCCTGCGTGATGCTGCTCCTCCTGCGCTACGTGTTCGACGGCAGCCCGCAGACCTTCGACTCCATCGGCGCCTCACTCCTCGGCATCTTCCCCCTCATCACGATGTTCCTGGTGACCTCCATCGCCACCCTCCGCGAACGCACCTCAGGCACCCTCGAACGCCTCCTCGCCATGCCCCTGGCCAAGGGCGACCTCATCGCGGGCTACGCCCTGGCCTTCGGTTTCCTCGCCGTCATCCAGTCCCTCCTCGCCACCGGCCTCGCCCTGTGGGCCCTCGGTCTCGACGTCACCGGCTCCGCCTGGCTGCTGCTCCTCGTCGCCCTCCTCGACGCCCTCCTCGGCACGGCGCTCGGCCTGTTCGTCTCCGCCTTCGCGGCATCCGAGTTCCAGGCCGTCCAGTTCATGCCGGCCGTGATCTTCCCCCAGCTCATCCTCTGCGGCCTGTTCACCCCGCGCGCCACAATGCAGCCGGTCCTCGAAGCGATCTCGAACGTCCTCCCCATGTCGTACGCCGTGGACGGCATGAACGAAGTCCTCCGCCACCCCTCCGTCACCGGCGACTTCGTGCGCGACGCCGTCGTCGTCGCGGGCTGCGCCGTACTCGTCCTCGCCCTGGGCGCCGCCACCCTCCGTCGCCGCACGGCCTGA
- a CDS encoding EamA/RhaT family transporter — translation MSADSSTPATPATSPSAATAPGPQPEPLRFFGTTWVAHDNGYGARRAGVAVGSLVAAAAGCFVLRFAYEGMAIADVGSFVNFLVLIMFSICSAIAFRRTWEGFTRRHDPASQSSMRGLMTIGFVGVFLAYFFRSLTEAPGEQLHREECETAREQYKNRTSRRTGNPSRKKETR, via the coding sequence GTGAGCGCAGATTCCAGCACCCCCGCGACCCCCGCGACCTCCCCGTCCGCCGCGACGGCCCCCGGCCCGCAGCCCGAGCCCCTCCGCTTCTTCGGCACGACCTGGGTCGCCCACGACAACGGCTACGGCGCGCGCCGCGCGGGTGTCGCGGTGGGATCACTTGTCGCCGCGGCGGCCGGCTGCTTCGTACTGCGTTTCGCGTACGAGGGGATGGCGATCGCGGACGTGGGCTCGTTCGTGAACTTCCTCGTCCTCATCATGTTCTCGATCTGCAGCGCGATCGCCTTCCGCCGCACATGGGAGGGCTTCACCCGCCGCCACGACCCGGCATCCCAGTCGTCGATGCGCGGCCTCATGACGATCGGCTTCGTGGGCGTCTTCCTGGCGTACTTCTTCCGCAGCCTCACCGAGGCCCCCGGCGAACAACTCCACCGCGAGGAATGCGAAACGGCCCGCGAACAGTACAAAAACCGCACATCCCGCCGCACGGGCAACCCTTCCCGCAAGAAGGAGACCCGCTGA